The following proteins are encoded in a genomic region of Vulpes vulpes isolate BD-2025 chromosome X, VulVul3, whole genome shotgun sequence:
- the LOC112910569 gene encoding A-kinase anchor protein 17B isoform X1, protein MTVTVVHDNSEATELCAAQHLYLKPIAKLMIKVLLPESSEPMRPFSNWEVLDQLKSLICPDQFTTVRLSKSTKDFIRFEGEAETRSLVQILKAKLHGKIIKLNGLKTDLKVVATDAQGEWERFPREKEASASEGAEEQDQDKSPDSIYFEGLPCKWFAPKGSSGEKPCEDILRVVFESFGKIKNVDIPMLDPYREVMTGGNFGGFSFGLQTFEAFIQYQESTDFIKAMESLRGMKLMLKGDDGKALACNIKVMFDTTKHFSEGAIRRRNQERLKLQELEEERKKVKRDEEEAARKRKEEERKAREKRKKARVRRRGPKERDRHRHRKQKARATAHGVQEPYSSEEWEERKYLLAQRRVEALRLLWVLLRKIAVRLFLNPSSLLGSTQFNPQGVDDASPKVNHAPENTLETLKKEELNTQYLQNQEEMPKYQVAKSDNKRKQKMKKRTRAHLRKSSHHLGRKKIRYSTRKERTGKLLTDGYNHSVVSDQNSLQNEMIQGQSSEKEDHHDSNKSDSSRLSEVDHGRKQKIYETDEFIDYLLNYYQTPKYARTCLELSHVASPCQWQRAVHAKGNGFQINLRKRKHHSTSLSQMQNLAIRERVQEDDYQSEIYTQDPEHKPQKKGKVDYAKECTEELNHCQDTASEAGDHLSPAGGKSHLLEKMHAYQIKDSKSASQSQVSSPSRSADLDLELTDFLEEISSDSECFSETLSINKEEKERSVATYESSPEKQSLDDDETTTSDREIRSSPQTLYSKWNRDGEDSSSKSKLRKPGKRSKYELRCSWLEGENNSIRSEKSNSKRRETQDPKYLFDEGHYHESGSNSLLDRITRKRRRFGDSTFGQQVNYRPIHVPVASSKSAHVFYLGDLPQRRETPWKSEYNQETRRFKRHEHSKDFMPNSDNYYIKRNSQEHIDYRSYLGSSYTSSLYFQMF, encoded by the exons ATGACGGTCACTGTGGTGCACGATAACTCTGAGGCGACAGAGCTCTGTGCAGCTCAGCACCTCTACCTCAAGCCCATAGCAAAATTGATGATCAAGGTCTTGCTCCCAGAGAGCTCAGAACCTATGAGGCCCTTTTCCAACTGGGAAGTTCTTGACCAGCTGAAGAGCCTGATTTGCCCTGACCAGTTCACCACAGTTCGGCTCTCCAAGAGTACGAAGGATTTCATCCGATTTGAGGGTGAGGCTGAAACACGCAGTTTGGTTCAGATCTTGAAGGCCAAGTTACACGGGAAGATCATCAAGCTGAATGGTTTGAAAACAGACTTAAAAGTGGTGGCTACTGATGCCCAGGGGGAGTGGGAGCGCTTCCCCAGGGAAAAAGAGGCCTCAGCAAGTGAGGGGGCCGAAGAGCAGGACCAGGATAAGAGCCCAGATTCTATCTATTTCGAAGGCTTGCCCTGCAAATGGTTTGCACCTAAAGGTTCCAGCGGGGAGAAGCCATGTGAAGATATCCTTCGGGTGGTCTTTGAAAGCTTTGGGAAGATCAAAAATGTGGATATCCCTATGCTTGACCCCTACAGAGAAGTGATGACTGGTGGGAACTTTGGGGGTTTCAGCTTTGGCTTGCAGACATTCGAGGCCTTTATACAGTACCAGGAGTCGACAGACTTCATAAAAGCCATGGAGTCCCTTCGAGGGATGAAGTTGATGCTTAAAGGAGATGATGGGAAAGCTCTGGCCTGTAACATCAAG GTTATGTTTGATACAACCAAACATTTCAGCGAAGGGGCAATAAGGAGGAGAAATCAAGAAAGGCTAAAGTTACAAGagctggaggaagaaaggaaaaaagtaaagagagatGAGGAAGAGGCTGCAAG aaaaagaaaggaggaggagagaaaagcccgggagaagaggaagaaggccaGGGTCAGGAGACGGGGCCCGAAGGAAAGAGACAGGCACCGCCACAGGAAACAGAAGGCCAGAGCCACAGCCCACGGTGTCCAGGAGCCCTACTCTTCagaggagtgggaggagaggaagtACCTGCTGGCTCAGAGGCGGGTGGAGGCTCTCCGGTTGCTATGGGTACTCTTGAGGAAAATTGCAGTAAGGCTCTTTCTCAATCCGTCTTCGCTTTTG gggTCCACACAGTTTAACCCACAGGGGGTAGATGATGCAAGCCCCAAAGTGAATCATGCTCCAGAGAACACATTGGAAACTCTGAAGAAAGAAGAGTTAAATACTCAGTATCTTCAAAATCAGGAGGAAATGCCAAAATATCAGGTTGCCAAGTCAGACAATaaacgaaaacaaaaaatgaagaaaagaaccaGGGCTCACTTACGTAAATCTTCCCACCACCtcgggagaaaaaaaataaggtattcaACTAGAAAAGAGAGAACTGGAAAATTATTAACTGATGGATACAATCACAGTGTTGTCTCTGACCAGAATTCTTTGCAGAATGAGATGATTCAAGGTCAGTCTTCTGAGAAAGAAGACCACCACGATTCTAATAAATCTGATTCTTCCAGATTATCTGAGGTAGACCATGGCAGGAAACAGAAGATCTATGAAACAGATGAATTTATTGATTACCTATTAAACTATTATCAAACTCCCAAGTATGCCCGTACCTGCCTAGAACTGAGTCACGTAGCAAGCCCATGTCAGTGGCAGAGGGCTGTCCATGCTAAGGGAAATGGATTTCAAATTAATTTGAGGAAACGTAAGCATCACTCCACCAGTCTGAGCCAAATGCAAAACCTGGCAATAAGAGAACGGGTTCAAGAAGATGACTACCAGTCAGAGATCTATACTCAGGATCCTGAGCATAAaccacaaaagaaaggaaaagtggatTATGCCAAAGAATGTACTGAGGAGTTAAATCATTGCCAGGACACAGCCAGTGAAGCTGGTGATCACCTGTCCCCAGCTGGTGGAAAGAGCCATctgttggaaaagatgcatgctTACCAGATCAAAGATTCCAAATCCGCAAGTCAAAGCCAAGTTTCCTCACCCAGTAGGTCAGCAGACTTAGATTTGGAGTTGACAGATTTCTTAGAGGAAATCAGTAGTGATTCTGAATGCTTCAGTGAAACTCTTAGcataaacaaagaagaaaaagagaggtctGTGGCCACATATGAGAGCTCCCCAGAAAAACAATCTCTTGATGATGATGAGACCACCACTAGTGATCGAGAAATTAGGTCAAGTCCGCAGACCTTGTATTCAAAGTGGAACCGTGATGGGGAGGACAGCTCCTCTAAATCCAAGCTAAGGAAACCAGGCAAGAGGTCTAAGTATGAACTGAGATGTTCATGGCTTGAGGGTGAAAACAATTCCATTAGAAGTGAGAAGAGCAACAGCAAAAGGAGGGAAACACAAGACCCCAAATACTTGTTTGACGAAGGCCACTACCACGAATCCGGTTCTAACAGTCTGTTAGACCGCATcacaaggaagaggaggaggtttGGAGATAGCACATTTGGCCAGCAAGTCAACTACCGGCCCATTCATGTGCCAGTAGCATCATCGAAAAGTGCTCATGTTTTCTATTtgggggatttgccccaaagaagAGAGACTCCATGGAAGTCAGAATATAACCAGGAGACAAGAAGGTTTAAAAGACACGAGCACTCTAAAGATTTCATGCCGAATTctgataattattatattaaacgTAACAGTCAGGAGCACATCGACTACAGAAGCTATTTAGGAAGCAGCTACACGAGTTctctatattttcaaatgttttga
- the LOC112910569 gene encoding A-kinase anchor protein 17B isoform X2 — MTVTVVHDNSEATELCAAQHLYLKPIAKLMIKVLLPESSEPMRPFSNWEVLDQLKSLICPDQFTTVRLSKSTKDFIRFEGEAETRSLVQILKAKLHGKIIKLNGLKTDLKVVATDAQGEWERFPREKEASASEGAEEQDQDKSPDSIYFEGLPCKWFAPKGSSGEKPCEDILRVVFESFGKIKNVDIPMLDPYREVMTGGNFGGFSFGLQTFEAFIQYQESTDFIKAMESLRGMKLMLKGDDGKALACNIKVMFDTTKHFSEGAIRRRNQERLKLQELEEERKKVKRDEEEAARKRKEEERKAREKRKKARVRRRGPKERDRHRHRKQKARATAHGVQEPYSSEEWEERKYLLAQRRVEALRLLWVLLRKIAGSTQFNPQGVDDASPKVNHAPENTLETLKKEELNTQYLQNQEEMPKYQVAKSDNKRKQKMKKRTRAHLRKSSHHLGRKKIRYSTRKERTGKLLTDGYNHSVVSDQNSLQNEMIQGQSSEKEDHHDSNKSDSSRLSEVDHGRKQKIYETDEFIDYLLNYYQTPKYARTCLELSHVASPCQWQRAVHAKGNGFQINLRKRKHHSTSLSQMQNLAIRERVQEDDYQSEIYTQDPEHKPQKKGKVDYAKECTEELNHCQDTASEAGDHLSPAGGKSHLLEKMHAYQIKDSKSASQSQVSSPSRSADLDLELTDFLEEISSDSECFSETLSINKEEKERSVATYESSPEKQSLDDDETTTSDREIRSSPQTLYSKWNRDGEDSSSKSKLRKPGKRSKYELRCSWLEGENNSIRSEKSNSKRRETQDPKYLFDEGHYHESGSNSLLDRITRKRRRFGDSTFGQQVNYRPIHVPVASSKSAHVFYLGDLPQRRETPWKSEYNQETRRFKRHEHSKDFMPNSDNYYIKRNSQEHIDYRSYLGSSYTSSLYFQMF, encoded by the exons ATGACGGTCACTGTGGTGCACGATAACTCTGAGGCGACAGAGCTCTGTGCAGCTCAGCACCTCTACCTCAAGCCCATAGCAAAATTGATGATCAAGGTCTTGCTCCCAGAGAGCTCAGAACCTATGAGGCCCTTTTCCAACTGGGAAGTTCTTGACCAGCTGAAGAGCCTGATTTGCCCTGACCAGTTCACCACAGTTCGGCTCTCCAAGAGTACGAAGGATTTCATCCGATTTGAGGGTGAGGCTGAAACACGCAGTTTGGTTCAGATCTTGAAGGCCAAGTTACACGGGAAGATCATCAAGCTGAATGGTTTGAAAACAGACTTAAAAGTGGTGGCTACTGATGCCCAGGGGGAGTGGGAGCGCTTCCCCAGGGAAAAAGAGGCCTCAGCAAGTGAGGGGGCCGAAGAGCAGGACCAGGATAAGAGCCCAGATTCTATCTATTTCGAAGGCTTGCCCTGCAAATGGTTTGCACCTAAAGGTTCCAGCGGGGAGAAGCCATGTGAAGATATCCTTCGGGTGGTCTTTGAAAGCTTTGGGAAGATCAAAAATGTGGATATCCCTATGCTTGACCCCTACAGAGAAGTGATGACTGGTGGGAACTTTGGGGGTTTCAGCTTTGGCTTGCAGACATTCGAGGCCTTTATACAGTACCAGGAGTCGACAGACTTCATAAAAGCCATGGAGTCCCTTCGAGGGATGAAGTTGATGCTTAAAGGAGATGATGGGAAAGCTCTGGCCTGTAACATCAAG GTTATGTTTGATACAACCAAACATTTCAGCGAAGGGGCAATAAGGAGGAGAAATCAAGAAAGGCTAAAGTTACAAGagctggaggaagaaaggaaaaaagtaaagagagatGAGGAAGAGGCTGCAAG aaaaagaaaggaggaggagagaaaagcccgggagaagaggaagaaggccaGGGTCAGGAGACGGGGCCCGAAGGAAAGAGACAGGCACCGCCACAGGAAACAGAAGGCCAGAGCCACAGCCCACGGTGTCCAGGAGCCCTACTCTTCagaggagtgggaggagaggaagtACCTGCTGGCTCAGAGGCGGGTGGAGGCTCTCCGGTTGCTATGGGTACTCTTGAGGAAAATTGCA gggTCCACACAGTTTAACCCACAGGGGGTAGATGATGCAAGCCCCAAAGTGAATCATGCTCCAGAGAACACATTGGAAACTCTGAAGAAAGAAGAGTTAAATACTCAGTATCTTCAAAATCAGGAGGAAATGCCAAAATATCAGGTTGCCAAGTCAGACAATaaacgaaaacaaaaaatgaagaaaagaaccaGGGCTCACTTACGTAAATCTTCCCACCACCtcgggagaaaaaaaataaggtattcaACTAGAAAAGAGAGAACTGGAAAATTATTAACTGATGGATACAATCACAGTGTTGTCTCTGACCAGAATTCTTTGCAGAATGAGATGATTCAAGGTCAGTCTTCTGAGAAAGAAGACCACCACGATTCTAATAAATCTGATTCTTCCAGATTATCTGAGGTAGACCATGGCAGGAAACAGAAGATCTATGAAACAGATGAATTTATTGATTACCTATTAAACTATTATCAAACTCCCAAGTATGCCCGTACCTGCCTAGAACTGAGTCACGTAGCAAGCCCATGTCAGTGGCAGAGGGCTGTCCATGCTAAGGGAAATGGATTTCAAATTAATTTGAGGAAACGTAAGCATCACTCCACCAGTCTGAGCCAAATGCAAAACCTGGCAATAAGAGAACGGGTTCAAGAAGATGACTACCAGTCAGAGATCTATACTCAGGATCCTGAGCATAAaccacaaaagaaaggaaaagtggatTATGCCAAAGAATGTACTGAGGAGTTAAATCATTGCCAGGACACAGCCAGTGAAGCTGGTGATCACCTGTCCCCAGCTGGTGGAAAGAGCCATctgttggaaaagatgcatgctTACCAGATCAAAGATTCCAAATCCGCAAGTCAAAGCCAAGTTTCCTCACCCAGTAGGTCAGCAGACTTAGATTTGGAGTTGACAGATTTCTTAGAGGAAATCAGTAGTGATTCTGAATGCTTCAGTGAAACTCTTAGcataaacaaagaagaaaaagagaggtctGTGGCCACATATGAGAGCTCCCCAGAAAAACAATCTCTTGATGATGATGAGACCACCACTAGTGATCGAGAAATTAGGTCAAGTCCGCAGACCTTGTATTCAAAGTGGAACCGTGATGGGGAGGACAGCTCCTCTAAATCCAAGCTAAGGAAACCAGGCAAGAGGTCTAAGTATGAACTGAGATGTTCATGGCTTGAGGGTGAAAACAATTCCATTAGAAGTGAGAAGAGCAACAGCAAAAGGAGGGAAACACAAGACCCCAAATACTTGTTTGACGAAGGCCACTACCACGAATCCGGTTCTAACAGTCTGTTAGACCGCATcacaaggaagaggaggaggtttGGAGATAGCACATTTGGCCAGCAAGTCAACTACCGGCCCATTCATGTGCCAGTAGCATCATCGAAAAGTGCTCATGTTTTCTATTtgggggatttgccccaaagaagAGAGACTCCATGGAAGTCAGAATATAACCAGGAGACAAGAAGGTTTAAAAGACACGAGCACTCTAAAGATTTCATGCCGAATTctgataattattatattaaacgTAACAGTCAGGAGCACATCGACTACAGAAGCTATTTAGGAAGCAGCTACACGAGTTctctatattttcaaatgttttga